A window of Phenylobacterium sp. NIBR 498073 genomic DNA:
CAACTGCTGAAGGTCGTGGTGCTGATGACCGACGGCGCGTTCAACACCCCTTACTGCCGCGGCGTCGCGGCTAAGGACGCCGGCAGCGGGGCTCCAAGCTCGAGCAGCCGGATCAACTGCGACGCCGTCAACGGCGATCCGTTCGTCCAGGCGGACAAGCTCTGCAAGGCTATGCGGGCCAAGGGCGTGATCATCTATACCGTCGGGTTCAACGTCGGCTCCGAACCGGAGGTCCAAAACCTGATGAACACCTGCGCGACCTCGCCGGAATACGTCTACATGCCGAACGGCGGTGAGGAGCTGAAGGTCGCGTTCCGGGCCATCGCCCAGGACATCAACTCGCTGCGGATCGCCAAGTAGCCGCCGCCGCGAGGATCGGAAGTTCAACGCGCCGGGCCTGCCGCCCGGCGCGTTTTTCTTTGCGCGTCAGCCGATGCGCTCGGGGCCCTCGCCGCCCTCGACCTGCTCGGCCTGGGCGGCCAGCTTGGCGAGGCTGGCGGCGTGGCTGTCGCGGGTGATGCGGTAGAGCGAGACGCAGAGGATCGCCGCGCCGTACAGCCCGCCCAGCACGAACAGGTAGGTCAGCCCCAGGTTGGAGACCACGCCTTCGCTGACCTGGCCCGGCTTGGCGTTCTGCGGGAAGCCGATCGCCAGCAGGATCATGCTCGAGGCGAAGATGCCGACGCCGGAGACCGCCTTCTGCACGAAGGCGGCGGCGGCGAAGAACAGGCCTTCGGAGCGACGGCCGGTGCGCAGCTCGGAGTCTTCCACCACGTCGGCGATCATCGACGAGATCAGGATCGCCGAGATGATCGAGAAGCCGGTCGAGAACACCGCCTGAACGAACAGGATCGGCAGCAGGGCCGGCGAGCTGTTGTCGGGGAACACGCCGGTCAGGCGCAGCGTGATCGGGGTGACGGCGATGACGAAGGACAGCACCTTGGTCAACTGGGCGGTCTGCTTCTTGCCCAGCCGCTTGGAGAGCGGGGCGGCGAAGCCAAAGGCCAGGGCCGCGGAGATGAAGTTGGCGGCCGCCAGAATGGCGATCTGGTTCGACGGCAGCTGCCAGAAGAAGGTGTTGAAGTAGAGGTTCAGCGACAGCACCAGCCCGCCGGCCATGGCGTTGAACAGGCCAGCCCCCATCAGCACCAAGAACGACTTGTGGCTGAGCGTGCCGACCATCTCCTTGGCCAGCTGGACGAGGGTCAGCTTGCGGGCCGGCGGGATGCGCAGGCGCGGGATCTGGTTGTGGGTGCCCATCGCCGAGATCAGGATCGCCGCGAAGATCACCGCAGCGGCGACATAGCCGTAGGTCACGTAGCCGGCCGGGTTCAGCTGGCCGACCGGGTGCTCGGCGTCGGGGGTCAGGAACACCTTCAGCGCCAGCAGGGTCATGGTCAGGCCGCCCCACCAGGCGAAGAAGTAGCGGTAGGACATGACCTTGGTGCGCTCGTCGTAGTCCGTCGTCAGCTCCGCCGCGAGCGCCGCCGAGGGGATCTCGTACATGGTGATGAAGCTGCGGATGATCACCGCGACCACGATCAGGTAGACGAACAGCGCCTCGTGCGACCAGCCTTGCGGCGGGTTCCACAGCAGCAGATAGGACAGCGCCACCGGCAGGGCTGCGGCGTACATGAACGGGTGGCGGCGGCCCCAGCGTGAACGCCAGTTGTCGGACACCTGGCCCATGATCGGGTCGAGGAAGCTGTCGATGATCAGGGCGATCATGATCGCCAGGCCGACCGTCGCCGACGGCAGACCGACCACCTGATTGTAGAAGATCAGCAGCAGATAGGAGAAGCCCTGGTCCTTGACCCCGAAGGCGACCGAGCCGAAGCCGTAGAAAAACTTGGTCGGGACGCTCAAGCGCCCCTGTTTTTGAGCATCTGGTACGGCGTCCGCCACGGTGTTTCCCCTAATTTTGTGTGCGCTTTTGTAAACACGACCAGGAGGGCGAGGGAAGGGGGCGTCTCAACCGGCGCTGGCGATCACCGGTTCGGCCTGGGGCGGATGGGCCGCGTCGCCGACGGTCTGCTCGCCGGCCAGCGCCGCCACGTTGCGCTCATGGGTCTCGCGGTCGATGCGGTAGAACACCAGCACCAGGATCGAGAGCATGTTCATTCCGAAGGTGATCGGCAGGTAGATCAGCGCCAGATGGCGCATGACCTCGGGGCCGACGGATCCGGCCGGGGCATGGGTCGGAAAGGCCACGAAGGTCAGCAGCAGGCCGCTCAGGAACACGCCGATGCCGGCGGTGAACTTGGGCAGCAGGCCGTTGGCGGCGAACAATAGGCCTTCTGAGCGTACGCCCGTGCGAACGGCGGCGTCCTCGACGATGTCGGCGATCATCGAGGAGATGATGATGTAGCCGGCGATGGCCAGGGTGGTGGCGATGAAGGCGTCGACCCACAGGATGGCGAACACCCAAGGCGAATGGTTCGGCGGCATCAGGTGAAGCAGCCGCAGCAGGATCGGAGCCGAGGCGGTGACCGTCGAGACGCTGAACAGTCCGAGCATCGCGGCCTTCTTGCCGAACGCCTTCGAGGCTGGAGCGGCGATCGCCACGCCCGAGACCGAGGCCAGCACCGAGGCCAGGGCCAGCATCGAGATGTTGGCGGCGCTGAGCCCCCAGAACTCCAGATAGAAGTACTGGCTCAGCGCATTGGTCATGCCCGCCGCCACGCCGGAGCAGAGGCCGGAGGTCATGACCACCACCAGCGAGCGGTTCGACAGCGTGCCGCCGATCTCGCGCAGCAATTGGGGCAGGCTCGCCTGCCGTTCGGGCGGAGCGGCCAGTTGCGGGACGTGTCGGTGCGTGCCGATGGCCGAGACCAGGATCGAGGCGGCCATCACCAGCCCGGCCAGGATCCCGTACTGAGCGTAGCCGTCCCGATTGAGGATCCCGCCGTTCTCCGGGCTCAGGAAGACCTGGTAGAGCACCACGTTCATCCCGAAGCCGCCGATCACCCCGAAGAAGAACCGGTAGCTGAACAGGCTGGTGCGCTGGTCATAGTCGGAGGTCAGCTCAGGGGCCAGGGCCTGGCTCGGCACCTCGTAGAGGCTGACGCAGATCCGTAGCAGCACCAGCATCCCGATCAGGTACAGGCCGATGCTCTGCGGCGGCCAGTCGGCCGGCGAGTTCCAGAAGCCGATGCAGGCGGCCGCCACCAGCGGGGCGGCGGCGTACATCAGCGGATGGCGGCGGCCCCAGCGGGTGCGCAGCTTGTCCGACCACTGGCCGATCGCCGGGTCGATGAAGGCGTCGAGGATCAGGGTGGCCATGATCGCCGTGCCGACCCACAGGGCCGGCAGGCCGATCACCCGGTTGAGATAGGGCTGCAGCACCGCCGAGGAGAGGCCGAGCGTGGCGACCCCGAAGGCCACCGAGCCGAAGCCGTAGAACACCTTCGAACTGACGCTCAGACGCCCGTCCGCCGCTTGGGCCTCGCCCATGCCGTCCTCCCTGACCAGAGGGCCGCGATCTTCGCCGCGGACGCCGCTGGTTCGAATATTCGGTACGACCGGGGCGCTGGCAAGCGCCTAATCGTCAGGGCAGGGGGGCGGCTCAGGCCTTGGGCGCGACCGGGCTCAGGTCGCCGGCGGGCCCGGCGGCTGCGGGCGAGGCTCCCTCGATCTGCGCGTCGGTGGTGCGGGTTTCGAGCGCGCCCTGCTGCAGCTTGCGCAGGTTCTCCTCGTGGGTGGTCTTGTCGATCCGGTAGAGGAACAGGCAGGTGATGGCGACCGCGTAGAAGCCGCCGATGGTCGGCAGGTAGATGAGCGCCAGGTTGCGCAGCAGGTCCGGATCCACCTGGCCCGGCTTGGCGCCCTGCGGGAAAGCGACATAGGCCAGCAGCACGCCGGAGACGAACACCCCGACGCCCGAGACGATCTTCTTGAACAGGTTGTCGGCCGAGAACAGTAGGCCCTCGGAGCGGCGGCCGGTCTTGACCTCGCTGTCCTCGACGACGTCGGCGATCATCGACTGCAGCATGATCCCGGTCATGATCGCCATGGCGCCGTTGGCCATGAAGTCGATGATCAGGATGCCGAACAGCAGGTTGGTGCCATTCTCCGGCATCACCCCGAGGATGCGCAGGCCGATCGGCAGCAGCAGGGCGATCACCGCCCCGAAGAACATGGTGATGGCCGCCATCCGTTTGCCGAGCTTGGCCGAGACCTTCGGGGCCAGGGTCACGCCGATGACGCTGGCCACCACGCCGGTGACGGTCAGCACCGCCAGCTGGCCCTGAGTCAGGCCCCAGAAGTAGAGATTGAAATAGAGCTCCAGCGCGGTCTTCAGGCCGAGCGAGACGTTCATGAACATGCCCGAGATGGTCAGGGCCACGAACGAGCGGTTGTTGAGGGTCGAGGCCACTTCGCCCAGCATCGCCCGCACCGTCACCTTCCGCTTCGGCGGCTGGCGCAGATAGGGGATCTGGTGGTGGGTCGCCCGCGACGAGATCAGGATGATCGTGAAGATCGTGATCGCCGCGACGATCGAATAGGTCTGCCAGCCGTCGCGCGACAGCAGGCCGCCGGTGCCGTCCGCGTTCTTCTTGAGGAACACCTGATAGACCAGCAGCTGCATGATCAGCCCGCCGGCCACGCCGCAGAATGAACGGATCGCGATCATGCTGGTGCGCTGGTCGTAGTCCTGGGTCAGCTCGGCCAGCAGCGCCGTCGAGGGCAGTTCGAAGAAGGTGTCGAACAGCCGGATGGTCAGCAGGCAGACCAGCATGTAGCCGAACAGCGCCTCCTCCTCCCAGCCGACCGGCGGGTTCCAGATCATGTAGAAGGCGATCGCGACCGGCAGGGCCGCGGCGTACATGAACGGGTGGCGCCGGCCCCATTTGCTGCGGGTGTTGTCCGAGATCTGCCCGACCATCGGGTCGACGAAGGCGTCGAAGATCAGCGCGATCATGATCGCGGTCGACACCATGGCCGGCGGCAGGCCGACCACCTGGTTGTAGAACAGCAGCAGGAAGGTCGTGATGCCGCGCTGCTTGATGATGTTGGCGGCGGCGCCCAGGCCATAGAGCGCCTTGGTCCGGAAAGTGATCGGCGGGCGTGGCGGCAGGCCGGCGGCGGCGTCGGTCATGTCGTGGAATCCAGGACTGGTGTCAGGCTTTGGAGGGTTGCGGCGATGCGGCCGGGGGCTCGGGCGCAGGTTCAGGCTCAAGCGCCTGGCCCGGGGCGCCGGATCGCGCGGCGGCCAGCTTGCGGAGGTTGTCCTCGTGCTTGGCCTTGTCGATGTTGAAGAAGCTGAGGCTGACGATGCCCAGGCCGAACAGCACCCCGATCACCGGCAGGTAGATCAGGCCCATATTGTGGATGATCTCCGGGTCGACCTGGCCGCGCTTGGCGTTCTCGGGAAAGGCGATCGCCGCCAGCACCGCGCCAGAGATGAACACCCCGACGCCGGAGACCAGCTTCTTGAACAGGTTGTCGGCGCTCATCAGCAGGCCTTCGGACCGGCGGCCGGTCTTGACCTCGGCGTCCTCGATGACGTCGGCGACGAGCGAGACCAGCAGCACCCCGGTGCCGCCCGCCAGCGCGGTGTTGATCACCGTCTCGACGATCAGCAGGCCATAGAGCAGCCCGGTGCCGTTGTCGGGCATGACGCCGACCAGGCGCGCGACGACCGGGCTGACCCCGACCAGCAGGGCGCTGGCGAACATCAGGATCGCGCCGTGCTTCTTGCCGATACGCTTGGCGATCTGCGGCGCGGCGACCACGCCCATCGCCGAGCCCACGACGCTGACGGTCACTAGCCCGGCCAGCTGCGACTGGCTGAGCTCCCAGAAATAGAGGCCGAAATAGATCTCCAGCGCGTTGCGGGCGCCGACGGCGATGGCGACGAACATTCCGGTGATGGTGGCGATGACGAAGGCGCGGTTGTTCAGCGTCGCGGCCACCTCGCGCGCCATCGCCCTGAAGGTGATTTTCCGGGTCGGAGCCTGGCGCAGATAAGGGATCTGGTTCTGGGTGCCGGCGGTCGACAGCAGGATGCAGGTGAAGATCAGCAGCGCGGCGCAGAGCGAGTAGGCGAAGTAGCCGTCGCGGGCCAGCACCCCGCCCGTGCCGTCCGGGTTCTCCTTCAGGAACACCTGGTAGGCCAGCACCGTCATGCCCAGCCCGCCGATCACCGCGAACAGCATGCGCAGCGAGATCAGCTTGGTGCGCTCGTCGTAGTCCTTGGCCAGTTCGGGGGCGAGGGTGGAGTGCGGCAGCTCGAAGAAGGTGTCGAACAGTCGCACGGTCAGCAGGCAGGCCAGCAGATAGGCCACCATCTGCCCGTCGCTGAGGCCGGCGGGCGGGTTCCACAGCAGGTAGAACGCCACCGAGACCGGGATCGCCGCGGCGTACATGAACGGGTGACGGCGGCCGAGACGGGATTTGAAGTTGTCGGAGATCTGGCCGACCAGCGGATCGACGATGGCGTCGAACACCAGGGCGATCATCAGGACGAAGGTCACCGTCGTCGGCGGCAGCCCCACGACCTGATTGTAGAACAGCATCAGGAAGGTCGAGAGCCCGCGCAGCTTCACGGCGTTGGCGACGGCGCCGACGGCGTAGAACAGCTTGGTGGTCAGGCTCAGGGGCGGTCGGGAGTCGGTCATGGGCGGGCGACCACACCTTGGACGCTTAGGCCTTCGGCGCGCGCGAAAGTGCTCGGCTTGGATGGGCCGTCGACCAATTGTTCCTCCCGCCGCGCGATCAATGTTGCGCGGCCGCCATTATGGGGAGGCCAAACCACAGCCTTGAAGCTGCGGCGCGGCGCTCACGATCAATTGGTCAAATCGTGAGGGACAGCTTTCCTATCGTCAACGCATTTCGTGGCTGCAATCTGGCGCCTTGCCGTTACCTGGCAGGGACTTGGCGCGGCGCCGGTTTTTCGCGACCGGCGTTCTGCAAAAGTTCATGGCGGCGGCCCATCCCCAGCCCGCCGCCATGCCGTATCCTAGAAATACAGATCAGTCGGCGGCGATCAGCATCACCTTGCCGACATGCGCGCCGCCTTCGAGATAGGCGTGGGCGGCGCCCGCCTCGACCAGCGGGAAGGTCTTGTCGATCTGCGGCTTCAGCTGACCGGCGGCGATCCACGGCCAGACGGTCTGCTCGACCGCCGCCGCCAGCCGGGCCTTTTCGTCGGCGTCGCGCGGGCGCAGGGTCGAGCCGGTGACCACCGCTCGCTTCATCATCAGCCGGAAGATCGGCAGCGCCACCTCGCCGCCGCCTTGGGCGGCGATGAACACGATCCGCCCGCCGGTCTTCAGGGCGTCGAGGCCCTTCGCGAAATAGTCGCCCCCGACCATGTCGAGGATCACGTCGACGCCGCCCTCGGCCTTGGCGACCTCGGCGAAGTCCTGGGTGGTCACGTCGACGCTGACGTCGGCGCCCAGCTTCAGGGCCTCGGCGGCCTTGCCGGCGCCGCGGCCGGTGGCGATCACCTTGGCCCCGGCGGCCTTGGCCATCTGTATCGCCGTTGTCCCGATCCCGGACGTCGCGCCATGGACCATCAGCGTCTCGCCGGCCTTCAGGGCGCCGTGCTCGAACACGTTGGCGAAGACGGTGAACACGGTCTCGGGCAGGGCCGCGGCTTCCAGCGCGCTCAGGCCCGGTGGAATCGGCAGGGCGTGGCGCGCGTCGACCACGGCGTATTGCGCATAGCCGCCGCCGCCGAGCAGGGCGCAGACCTTGTCGCCGGCCTTCCAGCGGCCGGCCCCGACCAGCACCTCGCCGGCGACCTCCAGGCCGAGCGTCTCGGGCGCGCCGGGCGGGGGCGGATAGGCGCCGATGCGTTGCGCCAGGTCGGGACGGTTCACGCCCGCGGCCTCGACCTTGATGAGGATCTGCCCCGGGCCCGGCTGCGGCCGGGCGATGGTCTGCGCCTTGAGGTTTTCCGCAGGTCCTCGCCCGCCCTCCACAGCGATGGCGGTCATGGTCTCAGTCACAGGGGCGCCCTCCGGCAGGTTTTCAGCGTAGTCTCCCAGATAGACGCCGATACGGATCTGGCAATGGGAGGTCTTCGATGGATGAACCGGTAAACACCCGAGTCCAGCGCGGCCAGCGGCTGGCCGAGGCGATGCGCGAGGACCTTGAACTCTACGGCGTGGCCGAGCTCGAGGACCGGATCGCCGCCCTGCAGGAGGAGATCGACAGGTGCCGTGCCCAGATTGAGCGCAAGCGCTTGGGCCGGGCGGCGGCCGACTCGCTATTCTCAAGGCCAAGCTGATCTGCGCTTTACGGATAACCGAACGTAAACGCGGGTCATCGATAACGGGTGTCGACGTCTGGCATGGGGGTTGCACACCTCCGCCGCCGAAGCCGCAGACACCTGCGGGCGAGGATATTAGAGGCTGAGTGCTGTCATGATCGAAGGGTTTGCGCCGAGCGGCGCCTGGCGGGCTGACGTGATCGCCGACTTTGCGCGATCCGAGCTGTTCGACCGCACCTTCCAGGAAGGCATGGACCTGGTCGAAGAGACCGCCGGCTACCTGGACGGCTCGGGCCGACAGGAATCCAAGCTGCTCTCGCGCAGCGCCGCCTTGGCCTATGCCGCCGAAAGCATGCGGCTCACCACCCGGCTGATGCAGGTGGCCTCCTGGCTGCTGGTGCAGCGCGCCGTGCGCGAAGGCGACATGCCGCCGGAAAGCGCCCGCGAGGAACGCTACCGCCTGGGCGCCGAGGACATTTGCCGGGGCGCCACCGTCGAGGATCTGCCGGCTGGCCTGCTGATGCTTCTCGACCGCTCCGAGCGGCTCTATGAGCGCGTCCGCCACCTGGACCGGCGCATGTACATCGAAGAGACCGAGCCGGAGGACGCCAACCCGGTGCTGTCCCAGTTCGGCCGCCTGCAGGCCGCCTTCGGGGCCTAGCGCTAGCTGTCATCCCGGTTTGCGAAGCAAGACCGGGACCCATTCGCGCCTGGCTATCGGAAGCGCGCGGGGCCGTCCTGCGAGATCCGGTGTTCACGGGGCCCGGACAGTCGCTGCGCGACTTCCGGGATGACAGCCAAGGAGCCTTGTTCATGCACAGCAAAAAACGCCGCGCGGGCTGCGCGGCGTTTTCGTATCTGCTCGCGGAGTGCGGTGGGCGCGCGCCAGGCGCGCCGCAGGCCTTACTTGCGGGTGAAGGCGCCGAACTTGGCGTTGAAGCGCGACACGCGGCCGCCGCGGTCCAGAAGCGTCTGGTTGCCGCCGGTCCACGCCGGGTGCGTCTTCGGGTCGATGTCGAGGTTCAGGGTCGCGCCTTCTTTCCCGTAGGTCGAACGGGTCTGATAGCTGGAACCGTCGGTCATCACGACCGTGATGAAATGATAGTCCGGGTGGGTGTCTTGTTTCATCGCGAGGGCAACCGACGTAAAGGAGCGGCAGAAAGTTCACGGTCCGCCGCAAGGGCGGGCGCGAAGGAAGCCGCGCGTATACAGGAAAAGGCGCGGTAAGAGCAAGGGCGCTAGTTTCCATGAGTGATTTGGCCGCCGAGGCCCCGGTCGACGGACGGCCCAGCGCCGGCGCCGCCATGGCGCAGGATCTGAGCGAGGCCGCCAAGCGCCGGACCCGCAGCCGCAACGTCGGGGCCCTGCGCGCCCTGGCGCCGTATCTTGCCCGGCACAAGGCCGACACCGCCTGGGCGGGCCTGTTCCTGCTGACCGCGGCGGCCTCGACCCTGGGGCTCTCCGGCGCGGTGCGGATGCTGGTCGACCACCTGACCGCGCCCGGCGCGACCGACGCCAGCGTCGCGCCGCGCTTCTGGCTGATCGGCGGCGTGGCCCTGGCGCTCGCCGCCTCCAGCGCCCTGCGCTACTTCTTCGTCACCAAGCTGGGCGAGCGGATCACCGCCGACCTGCGCAAGGCCGCCTACAGCCACATCCTGACCCTCGACCAGCCGTTCTTCGCCAAGACCCGCACGGGCGAGGTGCTGTCGCGCCTGACCACCGACATCCAGATCGTCGAGAGCCTGCTCTCGACCTCGATCTCGGTGGCGCTGCGCAACCTGCTGACCCTGATCGGCGCCCTGGTGCTGCTGGTCATCGTCAGTCCGAAGCTGACCGGCCTGGTGGTCGGCCTGTTCCCGTTCGTGCTCGCGCCGCTGTTCCTCTACGGCAAGCGGGTCCGCAAGCTGACCACCTCGACCCAGGACCAATTCGCCGCCGCCGTCGGCCATGCCGGCGAAACCCTCGACGCCCTGGAGACCGTCCAGGCGTTCGGGCGCGAGGCCGCCGGCGCGGCGGTCTTCGGCGAGGCGGTCGAAACCTCGTTCCGCACCTCGCTGCGCCGGATGACCGCGCGGGCGATCATGACCGCCCTGGTCATCGGCCTGGTGTTCGGCGGCGTCGTCTTCATCTTCTGGCTCGGCGTCCACGCCGGCCTGCGCGGGGAGATGACCTGGGGGGCGCTGTTCCAGTTCGCCTTCCTGGCGGTGATGGCCGCCGGCTCGGTCGGGGCGCTCGGCGAGACCTGGGGCGACGTCCAGAAGGCCGCCGGGGCCATGGAGCGGATCTCCGAGTTGTTCGCCGCCACGCCCGCCATCGCCGCCCCCGCCCACCCCAAGGCGCTGCCGCAGCCGGCCCGCGGGGAGATCGCCTTCGAAGACGTGCGCTTCGCCTATCCGACCCGCCCGGACGCCCTGGCGCTCGACGGTTTCTCGCTGAACGTCGCGCCGGGCGAGACCGTCGCCCTGGTCGGTCCCTCGGGCTCGGGCAAGAGCACCGTCTTCCGGCTGCTGCTGCGCTTCTATGATCCCACCAGCGGGACCATCCGCCTCGACGGCGTCGACCTGCGCGACGCCGACCCGGCGCAGGTCCGCGCCCGCATGGCGTTGGTCTCCCAAGACTCGCCGCTGTTCTCCGGCTCGCCGGCCGACAACATCCGCTTCGGGCGGCTGGACGCCAGCCCCGAGGAGGTGCGCGCCGTCGCCCGCGCGGCCCAGGCCGAGAGCTTCCTCGACGCCCTGCCGCAGGGCTTCGACACCCCGCTCGGCGACCGCGCCCGCAGCCTCTCGGGCGGCCAGCGCCAGCGGCTGGCCATCGCCCGCGCCCTGATCCGCGACACCCCGATCCTGCTGCTCGACGAGGCCACCAGCGCCCTCGACGCCGAGAACGAGCGCCTGGTCCAGCGCGCGCTCGAGGACGCCATGGTCGGCCACACCACCCTGGTCATCGCGCACCGCCTGGCCACCGTGCTCAAGGCCGACCGCATCGTGGTCATGGACGCCGGCAAGGTGGTCGAACAGGGCACCCATGCTGAGCTGCTGTCCCAGGCCGGCCTCTACGCCCGCCTGGCGGCCCTGCAGTTCGGCGACGTGGCGGCGTAGTCGGCCTTCTCAATGTGTCATCCCGGTTTCGGCGCAGCCGAAGACCGGGACCCATTCGCGCTGGCCCAGTCGGGCATCTCACGGCGGCGCCGCGCACAGCATGGGCCATCAGGTGTTCATGGGTCCCGGACCAGCGCTGCGCGCTTTCCGGGATGACACTATTAGAGCATCGCTATCCCCGCGCCTTCACCGCCAGCCCCGGGAAGTCGCTGAACACCCCCTGGACCCCGGCGGCGTAGAGCGCCTTGAACACCGCCTGCACGTCGCCGTGCGCGGCCGGGTCCTGGCCCTTGCGCAAGGCCTGCGGCAGGAACCGGTTCTCGGCGCGCACCGTCCAGGGGTGGACCTGCAGGCCCAGGGCCCGGGCCTCGGCGACCAGGCCGGTCGGCTGGCCCAGCACGCCGTCCTTGGTCGGAACCACCAGCGACCAGTCGGGGCCGACGCCATGGGCGTAGCTCGCGATCCGCTTGAGACCCTCGGAGCTCACCATCTCGGGCCGGTCGGCGCCGACCAGCTGCACCAGCTTGGCCTGCGACATGGCCTGGAAGTTGCGCAGCGATTCCGGCTCGAAGCTCTGCACGAACACCAGGTCGTGGACGCCGCCCAGGTTGTTGCGGGTCAGCGCCTCGGCCAGCCGCCGCTCGATCGGCAGGTGGATGCTGGCGAAATAGGCTGGGTGCTTCATCTCCGGATAGATCCCGATCGGCCGCCCGCAGCAGGCGCTCTGCTGGCGGGCCAGGTCGATCACCTCCTGGAAGGTCGGGATGGCGTCCAGGCCGTCGAACTTGGCGCTCTTGGGGCGCAGCAGCGGCAGCCGCTCGCGGGCGCGCAGGGTCTTCAGCTCGTGGAGGGTGAAGTCCTCGGTGAACCAGCCCTCGATGCGCTCGCCGTCGATCACCTTGGCGGTCTTGCGGCTTGCGAACTGCGGATGGGCGGCGACGTCCGTGGTGCCGGAGATCTCGTTCTCGTGGCGCACGACCAGATGGCCGTCCTGCGTCACCACCAGGTCCGGCTCGATGAAGTCCGCGCCTTGCTCGATGGCCAGCAGATAGGCCGCGCGGGTGTGTTCGGGCCGGTCGCCGCTGGCGCCGCGGTGGGCGATGACGATGGGCTTGCGGGCGTCGAAGGCCACGGCGGGGCTGGCCGCCAGGGCGGCGCTCGAAAGGGCGAAGGCGCGTCGGGTCAGGTCCATCGGGCGAGCTTAGCCGCCCAAGGTGACGCCCGCATCAAGCCAGAGTTAGGCGGCGGCCTTCAGCTTTTCGATCAGCAGCGGGTGCAGCTCGAGGTTGGCCGCGCAGATCGAGCCCGAGCCCATGATGTCGTCGCCGCCGTCGGCGTTGGTCACCTTGCCGCCGGCCTCGGTGATCATCAGCACGCCCGCGGCCATGTCCCACGGCTTCAGGTCCCGCTCCCAGAAGCCGTCCAGGCGGCCGGCCGCGACATAGGCCAAGTCCAGCGAGGCCGCGCCGAAGCGGCGCACGCCGGCGACCCGCTGGCTGATCTGGTGCAGTTCTTTCAGGAACCGGGCGTGCTGGCCGTGGCCCAGGAACGGGATGCCGGTGCCCAGCACCGACTCGTCCAGGTGCTTGCGGCCGGCGACGCGCAGACGCTTGTCGTTGACGAAGCAGCCCTTGCCCTTCTCGGCCCAGAACAGCTCGTTGGTGACCGGGTTGTAGGTCACCGCCGCGACCACCGCGCCCTCGCGCTCCAGGGCGATGTTGATCGCGAAGTGGGGGATGGCGTGCAGGAAGTTGGTGGTGCCGTCCAGCGGGTCGACGATCCAGGTGTGGGTCTTGTCGGTGCCCTCGACCAGGCCGCGCTCCTCGCCGAGGAAGCTGTAGCCGGGACGCGCCTTTTCCAGCGCCTCGAACACGGTCTGCTCGGCCTTGATGTCGGCGGCCGAGACGAAGTCGGCCGGCGCCTTGCGCGAGACCTGCAGCTCGGACAGTTCGCCGAAGTCGCGGTTGAGGCCGCGGGCCGCCTTGCGGGCGGCGTCGGACATGACTTTCAGCAGGGCGGATTGGGTCGACACGGGGAGATCCAGTTCTGGGCGCCAGACGTGCGCCATCGCGCCGGAAAGGCGAGGAATTTCGAGCGGCGGAACCTAGTGGGACGAGGGCTCTAAAGCAAGGATCGTGGAAGATGGGCCGCGCCTGGCGCGCTCCACCGGTGTCATCCCGGAAAGCCCGCAGGGCTTGTCCGGGACCCATTCGCGCCTGACGCGCCGCATGGGGCTAGGCCTCGGAGCGTCCTGTCCGATCCGGTGTTCATGGGGCCCGGTATTGCTGCGCAAACCGGGATGACACTTGAGGTCAGCCGCGCGCCGCCACCCCGCGGGCGATCGCCGCGTTCAGCGCCTGCACCGCCGCGGC
This region includes:
- a CDS encoding glycerophosphodiester phosphodiesterase, whose protein sequence is MDLTRRAFALSSAALAASPAVAFDARKPIVIAHRGASGDRPEHTRAAYLLAIEQGADFIEPDLVVTQDGHLVVRHENEISGTTDVAAHPQFASRKTAKVIDGERIEGWFTEDFTLHELKTLRARERLPLLRPKSAKFDGLDAIPTFQEVIDLARQQSACCGRPIGIYPEMKHPAYFASIHLPIERRLAEALTRNNLGGVHDLVFVQSFEPESLRNFQAMSQAKLVQLVGADRPEMVSSEGLKRIASYAHGVGPDWSLVVPTKDGVLGQPTGLVAEARALGLQVHPWTVRAENRFLPQALRKGQDPAAHGDVQAVFKALYAAGVQGVFSDFPGLAVKARG
- a CDS encoding NAD(P)H-quinone oxidoreductase, with amino-acid sequence MTETMTAIAVEGGRGPAENLKAQTIARPQPGPGQILIKVEAAGVNRPDLAQRIGAYPPPPGAPETLGLEVAGEVLVGAGRWKAGDKVCALLGGGGYAQYAVVDARHALPIPPGLSALEAAALPETVFTVFANVFEHGALKAGETLMVHGATSGIGTTAIQMAKAAGAKVIATGRGAGKAAEALKLGADVSVDVTTQDFAEVAKAEGGVDVILDMVGGDYFAKGLDALKTGGRIVFIAAQGGGEVALPIFRLMMKRAVVTGSTLRPRDADEKARLAAAVEQTVWPWIAAGQLKPQIDKTFPLVEAGAAHAYLEGGAHVGKVMLIAAD
- a CDS encoding DUF1465 family protein; protein product: MIEGFAPSGAWRADVIADFARSELFDRTFQEGMDLVEETAGYLDGSGRQESKLLSRSAALAYAAESMRLTTRLMQVASWLLVQRAVREGDMPPESAREERYRLGAEDICRGATVEDLPAGLLMLLDRSERLYERVRHLDRRMYIEETEPEDANPVLSQFGRLQAAFGA
- a CDS encoding ABC transporter transmembrane domain-containing protein encodes the protein MSDLAAEAPVDGRPSAGAAMAQDLSEAAKRRTRSRNVGALRALAPYLARHKADTAWAGLFLLTAAASTLGLSGAVRMLVDHLTAPGATDASVAPRFWLIGGVALALAASSALRYFFVTKLGERITADLRKAAYSHILTLDQPFFAKTRTGEVLSRLTTDIQIVESLLSTSISVALRNLLTLIGALVLLVIVSPKLTGLVVGLFPFVLAPLFLYGKRVRKLTTSTQDQFAAAVGHAGETLDALETVQAFGREAAGAAVFGEAVETSFRTSLRRMTARAIMTALVIGLVFGGVVFIFWLGVHAGLRGEMTWGALFQFAFLAVMAAGSVGALGETWGDVQKAAGAMERISELFAATPAIAAPAHPKALPQPARGEIAFEDVRFAYPTRPDALALDGFSLNVAPGETVALVGPSGSGKSTVFRLLLRFYDPTSGTIRLDGVDLRDADPAQVRARMALVSQDSPLFSGSPADNIRFGRLDASPEEVRAVARAAQAESFLDALPQGFDTPLGDRARSLSGGQRQRLAIARALIRDTPILLLDEATSALDAENERLVQRALEDAMVGHTTLVIAHRLATVLKADRIVVMDAGKVVEQGTHAELLSQAGLYARLAALQFGDVAA
- a CDS encoding DUF1192 domain-containing protein, giving the protein MDEPVNTRVQRGQRLAEAMREDLELYGVAELEDRIAALQEEIDRCRAQIERKRLGRAAADSLFSRPS
- the rpmE gene encoding 50S ribosomal protein L31 yields the protein MKQDTHPDYHFITVVMTDGSSYQTRSTYGKEGATLNLDIDPKTHPAWTGGNQTLLDRGGRVSRFNAKFGAFTRK
- a CDS encoding inositol monophosphatase family protein — encoded protein: MSTQSALLKVMSDAARKAARGLNRDFGELSELQVSRKAPADFVSAADIKAEQTVFEALEKARPGYSFLGEERGLVEGTDKTHTWIVDPLDGTTNFLHAIPHFAINIALEREGAVVAAVTYNPVTNELFWAEKGKGCFVNDKRLRVAGRKHLDESVLGTGIPFLGHGQHARFLKELHQISQRVAGVRRFGAASLDLAYVAAGRLDGFWERDLKPWDMAAGVLMITEAGGKVTNADGGDDIMGSGSICAANLELHPLLIEKLKAAA